The proteins below are encoded in one region of Belonocnema kinseyi isolate 2016_QV_RU_SX_M_011 chromosome 5, B_treatae_v1, whole genome shotgun sequence:
- the LOC117173650 gene encoding exosome complex component RRP45 encodes MKEIVLSHCERNFINKAISHETRLDGRNFLESRPVKIYFGSNWGCCFVSLGRTKALAQVSCEIQPPLGSRPNEGMLHININLSPLVVLQSESSKQSETTALINRQIEKCIKDSKCIDLESLCIVADKKVWNLRVDVSIINHDGNLTDCASIAAITALSHFHRPDVTCDGEEVTVHSFSERDPLPLTLYHYPVCVSFIIFENGHTVIDPTYLEERVGVAQLTMGINSYREVCSLHFDYLTETTLAIDAIPAVSNYAAYYAGQLTTMIKETVQRDVEARYTKLKNSGALRFKDCITDDKMTTLMDEKICIKLSDWHAGLKPEIPDSDEDIEQNKEKEEMEMESDEIEYNSVVVKTGEGSADLFEDKTKLIGMGGHNTWQNSDSSEEEDGEEEHTKDVEVLEVTTTRKVLADIELSGDSEEETTDTVSTKDLI; translated from the exons CGCTTAGATGGAAGAAACTTTCTGGAGTCTCGTCCCGTCAAAATTTATTTCGGTTCGAATTGGGGTTGCTGCTTCGTGAGTCTAGGTCGAACAAA AGCCCTTGCTCAAGTTTCTTGCGAAATTCAACCACCTCTGGGCTCACGACCAAATGAAGGAATGTTgcacataaatattaatttgagtCCACTTGTTGTACTGCAATCTGAAAGTTCGAAGCAATCAGAAACTACAGCCTTGATTAACAGGcaaatagaaaaatgtattaaggaTTCTAAGTGCATTGACTTGGAATCGCTTTGCATTGTGGCGGACAAAAAG GTTTGGAATTTAAGAGTGGATGTTAGTATCATAAATCACGATGGGAACTTAACTGACTGTGCTTCCATCGCAGCAATTACAGCCCTTTCTCATTTTCATCGACCAGATGTTACTTGCGATGGCGAAGAAGTTACGGTCCACTCTTTTTCCGAAAGAGATCCACTGCCCTTGACTCTTTATCATTACCCAGTTTGTGTCTcctttattatatttgaaaa tggCCATACAGTGATCGATCCTACGTATTTAGAGGAAAGAGTAGGCGTAGCCCAGTTAACAATGGGAATAAATTCGTATAGAGAAGTTTGCAGTCtgcattttgattatttaaccGAGACTACATTAGCTATCGATGCTATTCCTGCAGTTTCCAATTATGCTGCTTATTATGCAGGTCAACTGACAACTATGATAAAAGAGACAGTGCAGAGGGACGTAGAAGCTAG gtatacaaaattaaaaaatagcggTGCTCTTAGATTCAAAGATTGCATTACAGATGACAAAATGACTACACTAATGGACGaaaaaatctgtattaaattATCCGATTGGCATGCTGGACTTAAACCGGAAATTCCAG ATTCAGATGAGGACATTGAACAAAATAAGGAAAAAGAAGAAATGGAGATGGAATCAGACGAAATAGAATACAACTCAGTAGTTGTAAAAACAGGGGAGGGATCGGCGGATTTGTTCGAAGACAAG actAAATTAATTGGCATGGGTGGTCACAATACTTGGCAGAATTCAGATTCATCGGAAGAAGAAGACGGCGAAGAAGAGCATACAAAAGATGTGGAAGTTTTGGAAGTGACGACAACAAGAAAAGTTTTAGCTGACATAG AATTAAGTGGAGACAGTGAAGAAGAGACGACCGACACAGTATCCACTAAAGACCTTATATAA